The Episyrphus balteatus chromosome 4, idEpiBalt1.1, whole genome shotgun sequence genome includes a window with the following:
- the LOC129919284 gene encoding uncharacterized protein LOC129919284, producing MGCCATLRRSFEATTLVGALFGLVALMLVFFLFINRKWCFHASSHAFPCCDDNNISSKYVQKLSRKRRYENTSSDSEEEILRRLRLQQSRSIPNGQYTGYGINHINPLAQNYNFSDLQHITVTPRDSSKDPLAIAERGKVGIPSSHSECSSNDSIEASIDSNTRILTGEKKGLFDNSIYIDH from the exons ATGGGGTGTTGTGCCACATTGCGAA GATCTTTTGAAGCAACAACTCTTGTTGGAGCACTTTTTGGACTTGTAGCATTAATGTTagtatttttcttatttataaatCGCAAATGGTGTTTCCATGCATCATCTCACGCATTTCCTTGCTGTGACGACAACAACATTTCATCTAAATACGTTCAAAAACTTT cacGTAAACGACGCTATGAAAACACAAGTTCAGATTCTGAAGAAGAAATTCTACGCAGATTACGATTACAGCAATCACGGAGTATTCCAAATGGCCAATATACTGGATATGGCATTAACCATATAAATCCACTTGCACAGAATTATAATTTTAGTGATTTGCAACATATAACAGTTACACCTCGAGATTCATCTAAAGATCCACTTGCTATAGCTGAACGGGGTAAAGTAGGAATACCCTCATCGCACAGTGAATGTAGTTCAAATGATTCAATTGAAGCATCAATTGATAGTAATACAAGAATTTTGACTGGAGAAAAGAAAGGTTTGTTTGATAACTCTATTTACATagatcattaa